Proteins encoded in a region of the Deltaproteobacteria bacterium genome:
- a CDS encoding DUF1178 family protein, whose translation MIAFDLECSKGHVFEGWFQNNESFDEQNAKKLIVCPYCNDTNIRKILSPVAMKTSMDERDGKGAESIDYHRLAYEILDYIDKNFVDVGPNFAKEALKMHFGVTEKKNIKGSATEEEEKMLKEEGIEFFKLPLPKVSQKKKN comes from the coding sequence ATGATTGCGTTTGATTTGGAATGTTCAAAGGGACACGTATTTGAAGGATGGTTTCAAAATAATGAATCTTTTGATGAACAGAACGCCAAAAAATTGATCGTTTGCCCTTACTGCAATGACACTAACATCAGGAAAATTCTGTCTCCCGTTGCCATGAAAACCTCTATGGATGAAAGGGACGGAAAGGGCGCCGAATCCATCGACTATCACCGTTTGGCCTATGAGATCCTGGATTACATTGACAAAAATTTCGTTGATGTAGGGCCGAATTTTGCAAAAGAGGCCCTGAAGATGCACTTCGGGGTCACGGAGAAAAAGAACATTAAGGGTTCGGCTACTGAAGAAGAAGAAAAAATGCTGAAAGAAGAGGGCATCGAATTTTTTAAGTTACCTCTTCCGAAGGTTTCTCAAAAGAAAAAGAATTGA
- a CDS encoding cupin domain-containing protein, whose protein sequence is MSDYEDFLKDVGQFASKGEEKAFIDSIRREPPEEERYISVGERVKKVREKKGLSLQDIVQRTGIDLALLERIEQGEVSPPLGIVTKLAKSLEMKIGYFISGEEKKPFTIVRKADRKVVSRYTSEKGNRYGYEYHSLAPHKRDRHMEPFLMVLAPSDIEDERSTHEGQEFIFVLEGSMEVRLGEERYLLEQGDAIYYDSNVPHLVKCHGEEPTKILAVLYPGK, encoded by the coding sequence ATGAGCGACTATGAAGATTTTTTAAAAGATGTGGGTCAATTTGCGAGCAAGGGTGAAGAAAAGGCCTTTATTGACAGCATCAGAAGGGAGCCTCCTGAGGAAGAAAGATACATAAGTGTAGGGGAGAGGGTCAAGAAGGTAAGGGAAAAGAAAGGCTTGAGTCTTCAGGATATCGTCCAGCGCACGGGCATTGATCTTGCTCTCTTGGAGCGAATCGAGCAAGGGGAAGTTTCCCCTCCTCTGGGGATCGTCACAAAATTGGCAAAGTCCCTGGAGATGAAGATCGGGTATTTTATCTCTGGGGAGGAGAAAAAACCTTTTACGATCGTAAGAAAGGCAGACCGAAAGGTCGTATCAAGATATACTTCCGAGAAGGGAAACCGTTACGGTTACGAATACCATTCTTTGGCCCCCCATAAGAGGGACCGCCATATGGAGCCCTTTTTGATGGTATTGGCCCCATCCGATATAGAGGATGAGAGGTCCACCCATGAGGGCCAGGAATTTATCTTCGTCCTGGAAGGAAGCATGGAGGTACGTCTTGGAGAGGAACGGTATTTGCTGGAGCAGGGAGATGCCATCTATTATGATTCCAACGTTCCTCACCTTGTGAAATGCCACGGGGAAGAACCGACAAAGATTCTTGCGGTTCTTTATCCGGGAAAATAG
- a CDS encoding FHA domain-containing protein, translated as MTKKEVTLGRSRENDITIPDSAVSRHHARLMETGEGFRLTDLGSFNGTEVNGRLVQDILLRDGDRIRIGRTRILFYSGARDGEPTSDSLVFTAGDDDERSPRPIIESRAEVGGREKTQDLLLSSPIPGREGESIRVPSSEEDRFKAGLSTLERSNKVLFVLYEISRQLNMIHDFNELLNKIMDLIFMVIDADYGFLVLTGEEENNEMLVPVVVKSRHDSGGSGRELKASRTIIRRVIRDKVALLTSNAMADNRLDHAKSLFIKQIRSAICVPLWKKDKIIGVIQLDSVRLDNQFTQEDLELLKAIGSQMALVIEQASLNQKIREEEKMRNRLGRFIPPQVIDLILKGGQELMEPKDLTATVLFADIVGFTNLSEKMPPRETTLFLNRFFSRMTDIVFKHDGTLDKYMGDGLMAVFGAPVEKRDDPERAVRAAKEMLAELNAMPENLAGGKRIRIRIGINTGQVVAGNIGSPRRMDYTVIGDAVNTASRLESLAAPNQILIGEETYRSVRGKLKVREVGPCRIKGKSDEIMVYEVV; from the coding sequence TTGACCAAGAAGGAAGTGACTCTGGGAAGGAGCAGGGAGAATGATATCACGATTCCCGATAGCGCAGTATCGCGGCATCACGCCAGGTTGATGGAAACCGGTGAGGGTTTTCGCCTTACGGACCTTGGGAGTTTCAACGGCACCGAAGTTAATGGAAGGCTTGTGCAGGATATTTTGTTGAGGGATGGAGACCGAATCAGGATCGGCCGTACCCGGATCCTTTTTTATTCCGGGGCCAGGGACGGAGAGCCGACGTCTGATTCTCTGGTTTTCACGGCAGGGGATGATGATGAAAGGAGCCCCCGACCTATCATTGAGAGCCGGGCTGAAGTGGGTGGAAGGGAAAAAACCCAGGACCTCCTTCTTTCCTCCCCGATTCCGGGGAGGGAAGGAGAGTCGATCCGGGTGCCTTCTTCTGAAGAGGATCGATTCAAGGCGGGTCTTTCCACCCTTGAAAGAAGCAACAAGGTCCTTTTTGTACTGTATGAGATCAGCCGGCAACTCAATATGATTCATGATTTCAATGAACTCCTCAACAAGATCATGGACCTCATTTTCATGGTAATCGATGCGGATTACGGTTTCCTGGTGCTAACCGGCGAAGAAGAAAACAACGAGATGCTCGTTCCCGTAGTGGTTAAATCCAGGCATGATTCAGGGGGAAGTGGTAGGGAGTTAAAAGCGAGTCGGACGATTATTCGAAGGGTTATTCGTGACAAGGTCGCTCTGCTTACATCCAACGCCATGGCTGACAATCGGCTGGACCATGCCAAGAGCTTGTTTATAAAGCAGATTCGCTCGGCCATCTGTGTTCCCCTCTGGAAAAAAGACAAAATCATCGGGGTGATCCAGTTGGACAGCGTAAGGCTTGACAACCAGTTTACCCAGGAAGACCTGGAGCTTCTCAAGGCAATCGGCAGCCAAATGGCGCTGGTTATCGAGCAGGCAAGCCTGAACCAGAAGATCAGGGAAGAAGAAAAGATGAGAAATCGACTGGGGAGGTTTATTCCGCCCCAGGTGATTGACCTGATCCTCAAGGGAGGGCAGGAACTCATGGAGCCCAAGGATCTCACGGCCACCGTGCTTTTCGCGGATATTGTCGGTTTCACGAATCTTTCCGAGAAAATGCCGCCCCGGGAGACGACCCTGTTTTTGAACCGGTTTTTTTCCAGGATGACCGACATCGTGTTCAAGCATGACGGCACCCTTGACAAGTACATGGGGGATGGCCTCATGGCGGTATTCGGGGCGCCGGTCGAAAAGCGTGATGACCCGGAGAGGGCTGTCAGAGCTGCGAAGGAAATGCTCGCGGAACTCAATGCCATGCCGGAAAATCTGGCCGGAGGGAAGAGGATCCGGATCCGTATCGGGATCAATACCGGGCAGGTTGTGGCGGGGAATATCGGCTCACCCAGGCGCATGGATTACACGGTCATAGGAGATGCGGTGAACACCGCATCAAGGCTGGAATCCCTGGCAGCCCCCAACCAGATACTTATCGGGGAAGAAACTTACCGCTCGGTCAGAGGAAAACTCAAGGTCAGAGAAGTCGGGCCCTGCAGGATCAAAGGCAAGTCCGACGAAATCATGGTCTACGAGGTGGTTTGA
- a CDS encoding B-box zinc finger protein, whose translation MRCKHHPNREAVHFCDGCGIPLCEDCAEESRPGIYYCFQCAMFRSISEAGDTIREKKGRASEKRSKKKRKWGPFHYFVILSSAMILVLWGIILFGVPEPPGGVADFENQPRLLLFMVDSSLKRYAYYEGNRYPKRLTDLIPKYLSLGKNPDRLLQKLNYRPDPRVGYYLSFSKSVKGEMNMTITPQGITIQAPDVKGS comes from the coding sequence ATGCGATGCAAACATCATCCCAATCGAGAAGCGGTTCATTTTTGCGACGGATGTGGAATCCCCCTTTGTGAGGATTGCGCCGAGGAATCCAGGCCTGGAATCTATTACTGCTTCCAATGCGCCATGTTCCGATCCATCTCCGAGGCTGGAGATACGATCCGTGAAAAAAAAGGGCGGGCAAGCGAAAAAAGATCAAAAAAGAAGCGGAAATGGGGCCCTTTTCATTACTTTGTGATCCTCTCTTCGGCGATGATCCTTGTGTTGTGGGGGATCATCCTCTTTGGTGTCCCGGAACCTCCGGGGGGAGTGGCCGATTTTGAAAACCAGCCACGCCTCCTGCTCTTCATGGTGGACAGCTCCCTCAAACGATATGCTTACTATGAAGGCAACAGGTACCCCAAACGATTGACGGACCTCATTCCGAAATATCTCTCCCTGGGGAAAAACCCTGATAGACTTCTCCAAAAACTGAATTACCGGCCTGATCCCCGGGTCGGTTACTATCTGTCCTTTTCAAAATCCGTGAAAGGGGAAATGAACATGACCATTACTCCGCAGGGCATTACCATCCAGGCCCCTGACGTTAAAGGATCCTAG
- a CDS encoding Stp1/IreP family PP2C-type Ser/Thr phosphatase, protein MNYEYFALSETGKVRSHNEDCYLCSRELGLFLVADGMGGHAGGETASRLAVSCIEEYVIRSRRESAPQEPENQMGWTPEQVRLFSAVSLANRRILETADVQPEIKGMGTTLTGVLFEEDHFAVVNVGDSRLYRIREGRIEQLTEDHTLVGEWARMGRMNPQEARKHPQRHILTSVLGIERHPRIDISKTALEPGDLYLICSDGLHGMIDDREILETIEKKREVSLSEVGSSLVSKANRAGGSDNITVLLLAF, encoded by the coding sequence ATGAATTACGAGTATTTTGCCCTTTCAGAAACCGGTAAGGTGCGCAGTCATAATGAAGATTGCTATCTTTGCAGTCGCGAATTGGGCCTGTTTTTGGTCGCCGACGGAATGGGTGGGCACGCGGGCGGTGAGACGGCAAGCCGTTTGGCCGTGAGCTGTATAGAAGAGTACGTAATTCGTTCCCGCCGGGAGTCCGCACCTCAGGAGCCGGAAAATCAGATGGGATGGACCCCGGAACAAGTCCGGCTTTTTTCCGCCGTCTCCTTGGCCAACAGACGAATTCTGGAAACGGCCGACGTGCAGCCGGAAATAAAAGGCATGGGCACGACCCTTACGGGAGTCCTTTTTGAAGAGGACCATTTTGCCGTCGTGAATGTAGGGGACAGTCGCCTTTACCGGATCCGGGAGGGGCGAATCGAACAACTCACGGAGGATCATACTCTGGTGGGTGAGTGGGCGAGAATGGGCAGGATGAACCCTCAGGAAGCCAGAAAGCATCCCCAAAGACACATCCTCACCAGCGTTCTTGGAATTGAGAGGCATCCCCGGATCGATATCTCCAAAACGGCCTTGGAGCCGGGGGACCTCTACTTGATTTGCTCCGACGGCCTTCATGGCATGATCGATGACCGGGAGATTCTGGAGACGATCGAAAAGAAGCGGGAAGTATCTCTTTCCGAAGTGGGAAGTTCCCTTGTGTCGAAGGCGAATAGGGCAGGCGGGTCGGACAATATCACGGTCCTGTTGCTGGCATTTTAG
- a CDS encoding PAS domain-containing protein, giving the protein MHISPKIQFSRTCADTLLSMEEIRTADFLGTFLKSALAAAPLLGLFYLYIGANTLFGVTILAGVLLLPAFFALKSRKCFFFVANYTLFVLWAALGIIAWNTGAITPSGAPHPTWILNGALVLMALYLLSSLLWGTLWTLLVFVEMGVVLCLYRRGHLFPNLIPPDIFDLYSLGAFLVALLFIVSLAFLFERRRMGVCVYMEQGEREAIREARKFCEEVLRYIPVPTFIIDRNHRVIQWNQACAELTGIPAKKILGKKVWNGFDVDGQGSMADAVLNRFERSSASKGENTVPPLNDGTVEIELDLPALGEGCRGVISAALLYGRNGQVIGAIQTVRVIPLHTRFPLPQTTS; this is encoded by the coding sequence ATGCACATCTCCCCGAAGATCCAGTTCAGCAGGACCTGCGCCGATACTCTTCTCTCCATGGAGGAAATTCGAACCGCCGATTTCCTGGGAACCTTCTTGAAATCTGCCCTGGCGGCGGCCCCGCTCCTAGGGCTCTTTTACCTTTATATCGGTGCAAATACCCTCTTCGGAGTAACCATTCTTGCTGGAGTTCTCTTACTTCCCGCCTTTTTTGCCCTTAAAAGCAGGAAATGCTTCTTTTTCGTGGCCAATTACACCCTCTTCGTCCTTTGGGCGGCTCTCGGTATCATCGCGTGGAACACGGGGGCGATCACACCTTCGGGCGCTCCTCATCCTACATGGATTCTGAATGGGGCACTGGTGCTTATGGCCCTTTACCTGTTGAGCAGTCTCCTTTGGGGAACCCTCTGGACCCTTCTGGTATTCGTGGAAATGGGAGTGGTCCTGTGTCTCTATCGCAGGGGGCATCTCTTTCCGAATCTGATCCCACCGGACATCTTTGATCTATATTCCCTTGGTGCTTTTCTCGTGGCCCTCCTGTTCATCGTTTCTCTTGCCTTCCTTTTCGAGCGGCGGAGAATGGGAGTATGCGTATACATGGAGCAGGGGGAGCGGGAAGCAATCAGGGAGGCCAGGAAGTTCTGTGAGGAGGTTCTCCGATATATCCCTGTTCCTACCTTCATCATCGATCGAAATCATCGGGTGATTCAGTGGAATCAGGCTTGCGCTGAACTTACAGGGATCCCGGCAAAGAAAATCTTGGGGAAAAAGGTTTGGAATGGATTCGATGTGGACGGACAGGGATCCATGGCGGATGCCGTCCTTAACCGTTTTGAAAGATCTTCAGCTTCTAAAGGAGAAAATACCGTTCCACCCTTGAATGATGGGACAGTTGAAATAGAGCTCGATCTGCCGGCCTTAGGTGAAGGCTGCCGCGGGGTTATTTCGGCGGCTCTCCTTTACGGCAGGAACGGCCAAGTGATCGGCGCCATACAGACGGTCCGGGTGATTCCTCTCCACACACGTTTTCCTCTGCCTCAAACCACCTCGTAG
- a CDS encoding type II secretion system protein, whose translation MSRRAGFTLVELMVVIVILGILAGTALPLVRIWQQRAYGSEAAVMMKQLLDGQITYYLEHDSFFPAVGSGPIIIPPGDNPPPQAQDWIIKIKDALKVSIPIGHKLEYMIENYSAYCQIKISAPFPLYRNGHRAIYGTVSSEGKTITYTWDR comes from the coding sequence ATGAGCAGACGAGCGGGTTTCACCCTTGTTGAATTGATGGTCGTAATCGTTATTCTGGGCATTCTGGCCGGGACCGCTCTGCCCTTGGTCCGCATCTGGCAGCAGCGGGCCTATGGATCTGAAGCGGCTGTTATGATGAAGCAGTTGTTGGACGGCCAGATTACATATTACCTCGAACATGACAGTTTTTTCCCTGCTGTGGGATCTGGGCCCATCATCATCCCCCCGGGTGACAACCCTCCTCCACAGGCCCAAGACTGGATTATTAAAATCAAAGACGCCTTGAAAGTCTCCATTCCCATAGGACACAAACTTGAGTACATGATCGAAAACTATTCCGCCTATTGCCAGATAAAAATAAGCGCACCTTTCCCTCTTTATCGGAACGGCCACAGGGCGATCTATGGAACGGTATCTTCCGAAGGAAAGACAATAACATATACTTGGGACAGGTAA